The sequence below is a genomic window from Streptomyces sp. NBC_00289.
ACGAGCATGAAGAAGCCCCGGACCGCTCAACGGTCCGGGGCTTCTTGCTGTGCCTTTCGCCGACGGGCGCGCTACTTGGGGGCCCGCACCGGAATGTCGAGGATCACCCGGGTCCCCCGCTCCGGGGCGCGGACCATGTCGAACGTGCCGCCCAACTCGCCTTCCACCAGGGTCCGTACGATCTGCAGGCCGAGGTTGCCCCCGGTGTGCGGGTCGAAGCCCTCGGGCAGTCCGACGCCGTCGTCCTGGACGGTCACCAGCAGGCGGGTCTCCTTCGTGGAGCCGCCGCGGACCGCCGAGACCTCGACGGTGCCGGTGTCGCCCTCGCGGAAGCCGTGCTCCAGGGCGTTCTGCAGGATCTCGGTCAGCACCATCGACAGGGGCGTGGCGACCTCGGCGTCCAGGATGCCGAAGCGGCCGGTGCGCCGGCCGGCCACCTTGCCCGGGGAGATCTCGGCGACCATCGCGAGGACACGGTCGGCGATCTCGTCGAACTCCACCCGCTCGTCGAGGTTCTGGGAGAGGGTCTCGTGCACGATCGCGATCGAACCGACCCGCCGTACCGCCTCCTCCAGGGCCTCGCGGCCGCGGTCGGACTCGATACGCCGGGCCTGGAGGCGCAACAGGGCGGCCACCGTCTGCAGGTTGTTCTTCACCCGGTGGTGGATCTCCCGGATGGTCGCGTCCTTGGTGATCAACTCTCGCTCGCGCCGCCGTAGTTCGGTCACGTCCCGGAGCAGGACCAGCGAACCGATCCGGGTGCCCTTGGGCTTGAGCGGAATCGCCCGGAACTGGATCACCCCGTCGTGGGACTCGATCTCGAACTCGCGCGGCGCCCAGCCGCTGGCGACCTTGGCCAGCGCCTCGTCCACCGGCCCGAGTGTCGGGGCGAGTTCGGCCGTGGTCTCGCCCAGGTGCTGGCCGACGAGGTCGGTCGCGAGGCCGAGGCGGTGGTACGCGGACAGGGCGTTCGGCGAGGCGTACTGGACGATGCCGTCCGCGTCCAGCCGGATGAGACCGTCGCCCACCCGGGGCGAGGCGTCCATGTCCACCTGCTGGTTCGCGAACGGGAAGGAGCCGGCCGCGATCATCTGCGCGAGGTCCGAGGCGCTCTGGAGGTACGTCAGCTCCAGGCGGCTCGGGGTACGCACGGTGAGCAGGTTGGTGTTGCGCGCGATGACCCCGAGCACGCGCCCCTCACGCCGTACGGGGATCGACTCGACCCGGACCGGGACCTCCTCACGCCACTCGGGGTCGCCCTCGCGGACGATCCGGCCCTCGTCGTGCGCGGCGTCCAGCATGGGCCGGCGGCCGCGGGGCACGAGGTGGCCGACCATGTCGTCCTGGTACGAGGTGGGGCCGGTGTTGGGCCGCATCTGGGCGACGGAGACGTAGCGGGTGCCGTCGCGGGTGGGGACCCACAGGACGAGGTCGGCGAAGGAGAGGTCGGAGAGCAGCTGCCACTCCGAGACCAGCAGGTGAAGCCACTCGAGGTCGGAGTCGTCGAGGGCGGTGTGCTGGCGTACGAGTTCGTTCATGGAGGGCACGTCACCGAGCGTACCCGGAGGGCGCACAGGCCCCGGAGACACCCGCGGGCCGCGGCGCCTGGGAGGGACCCTCAACCCTCCCGGCACCGCAGCCCGGAGCAACATCGGCCGTGGGGTGTGCGGTCCCGGTCGGCCGAAGGATGAGGAGCCGGGGCAGTCAGGGCAGAGAGCTCCGGATCCTCGGTCCGTCTTCCTGTGCGGGGAAGACGGAAGCGTGGCGCTTCCTCCATCGCATTCTGGACTAGACCACTGTGTGTGTCCATGCGTTGGAGGCTGTTTGTTGTTGTCACTTCCCGAAGTGGTAGGACGTCCTGGCATCCACCACGCAGCCTAACCCGTGTGGGTTCGTGTGCGGGGGGAGATTCCGATGACATTTCCCGCCGACGCCTCCGGCTCTTCGCGCTCTGTTAGATTGGTCTAAACCACATATCGTCATTCTCACCGTGTTCGGATCGCTCTTCAGATCGGCAGGCCCAGCGTGGAAGTTGTCATCGTTCCGGACGCCCGGTCGGGCGGCGAGCTCATCGCCGATGCCATCGCCCGGCTCCTGCGGCGCAAGCCCGACGCCCTGCTCGGCGTGGCCACCGGCTCGACTCCGCTGCCCGTCTACGAGGCGCTGGCGTCCGAGGTGAAGTCCGCCGCCGTGGACGCCTCGCGGGCCCGGATCGCACAGCTCGACGAATACGTGGGGCTGCCCGCCGAGCACCCCGAGTCCTACCGCTCGGTACTGCGGCGCGAGGTGCTGGAGCCGCTCGGGATCGGTATGGACGCGTTCATCGGACCCGACGGCACGGCCCAGGACGTGCTCGGGGCCTGCGAGGCGTACGACAGGGCGCTGGCCGAGGCCGGCGGGGTGGATCTCCAGCTGCTCGGGATCGGCACCGACGGACACATCGGGTTCAACGAGCCCTGCTCCTCCCTCGCCTCGCGGACCAGGATCAAGACGCTCACCGAGCAGACCCGGATCGACAACGCGCGCTTCTTCGACGGTGACATCGAGCAGGTCCCGCACCACGTCATCACGCAGGGCATCGGCACCATCCTCGAGGCCCGCCACCTGGTGCTCCTCGCCACCGGTGAGGGCAAGGCGGACGCGGTCGCCGCGACGGTGGAGGGACCGGTCGCCGCGGTCTGCCCGGCCTCCGCGCTCCAGCTCCACCCGCACGCCACCGTGGTCGTCGACGAGGCCGCCGCGTCCAAGCTGAAGCTCGCCGACTACTTCCGGCACACCTTCGCCAACAAGCCGGACTGGCAGGGGATCTAGTTCTCCGCCTGTCCCCCACGGCCTGTCGTCGCCCGGCGCGGGCACGCGGAAGGCGCCGGTCCCCAGCGGGGGCCGGCGCCTTCGTCGTACGGGTTCACGCCCCCGCGACGACCTCCGCGGCCGCCCGGCCGCACACCCGGGCCGCGCCGTGGGTGGCGATGTGCAGGGCTCCTCGCGGGGTGGCCTGCGGCAGGCCCATCTCGACGACGACCGTGTCGGGGCGGGCCGCCAGCAGGGTGTCGAGGGCGGCCGCCATCCAGGGGTGGCGGTGTTCGTCGCGCACGACGGCCACGACCCGACGGCCACCGGCGGCGGCCAGGGCGTGCTGCCCGGCGTCCTCGCCCGAGAAGCTGCCCGTCTCCGTGCCGGGAAGCAGGCGGGAGAGCTCAGCGGCCACTCCCCAGGGCGTCTCGGCGCCGACCGCGATGTTCGCGACCGGGGTGAGCGCGGCGACGTAGGGCGCTTCGGTGAGCGGGGTGAAGTCCGGCGCTCCGGTGATCCGCAGGGCACGCCGGGCCGCGCGCAGGCCGACCTCGCTGTCACCGGCGTCCTGGCCGGCGCTGCCCGCCGCCGCCGTCCAGCGTGCCAGGGCGCGCACCCGCTCCGCCGCGTCCGCGAGGCGTTCCTCGGGCAGCTCGCCGGAGCGCACGGCCGCGACCAGGGCGTCGCGCAGGCGCCGTACCGTCTCGTCGTCGCACAGTCCGCCGCCCACGCAGATCGCGTCGGCTCCGGCGGCGACGGCGAGGACGCTGCCGCGTTCGATGCCGTAGGTGCCGGCGATGGCCCGCATCTCCATGCCGTCGGTGACGATCAGGCCGTCGTAGCCGAGTTCGCCGCGCAGCAGGTCGGTCAGGATGCGGCGGGACAACGTCGCCGGGCGGTCCGGGTCCAGGGCCGGGACCAGGATGTGGGCGCTCATGACCGCGCGGGTGCCCGCGGCGATCGCGGCGCGGAACGGCACGAGTTCGCGTTCCCCGAGCACCTCGCCCTGCGCGTCGATGCGGGGCAGCGCGTGGTGGGAGTCCACCGCCGTGTCGCCGTGGCCGGGGAAGTGCTTGGTGCAGGCGGCGACTCCGGCGGACTGCAGGCCGGTGACATAGGCGGCCGTGTGCCGGGCGGCGAGGCGGGTGTCGGCGCCGAAGGAGCGGACACCGATGACCGGGTTGGCGGGGTTGGAGTTCACGTCCGCCGACGGAGCCCAGTTGAGGTTGACCCCGCAGGCGGCCAGGCGGCGGCCGAGTTCGGCGGCGACGTCCCTGGTCAGCTCGACGTCGTCGACCGCGCCCAGCGCGTTGTTGCCCGGGAAGGAGGAACCGGTCCGCACCTCGAGCCGGGTGACGTCGCCGCCCTCCTCGTCGATCGCGACGAGCACGTCCTCGCGTTCGGCGCGCAGCTGGGCGGTCAGGGCGGACAGTTGCTCGGCGGAGGCGATGTTGCGGCCGAACAGGCCGACGGAGGCGAGGCCCTCGCCGAGCCGGCGCAGCAGCCAGTCGGGGGCCGTGGTGCCGGGGAAGCCGGGCTGGAGGACGGTAAGCGCGTCACGCGACAGGCCGTCTCCACCTGAACTGGACGCAGTGGTGCCACTGGCGAATGTCGTCATCGGGCTGCGTTATCCCTTCACGGCGCCCGCGGTCAGGCCCGCGGCCATCTTGCGCTGGACGAGGAGGAACAGGACGACGATCGGCACGGCCATCATCGTGGAGCCGGCCATCATCGGGGCGTACTCGGTGCCGTGCTTGGTGGTGAAGTTGCCGAGCCAGACGGTCGCGGTCTGGTTCTTCTGGCTGAGCAGCATGAGGGCGTACAGGTACTCGTTCCAGGCCTGGATGAAGCCGTAGACCGAGGTGGCGACCATGCCGGGGGCCAGCAGCGGGAACACGACCCGGATGAAGGCGCCGGTGCGGGAGCAGCCGTCGACCATGGCCGCCTCCTCCAGTTCCTTCGGGATGTTGACGATGAAGCCGCGCAGCGTCCACACCGTGAAGGGGAGGATGAAGGTCAGATAGGTGAGGATCAGGCCGGTGAGCTTGTCGTACTGCTCCAGGTCGTTGAGGAGCAGGAAGACCGGGATGATCATGGCGACCAGCGGGACCATCTGGACCGCCAGGATGCCGACGATCACGACCTTGCGGCCGCGGAAGGCGAAGCGCGAGATGGCGAGCGCGGCCAGCATGCCGACGACGATGCCGATGGCCACGACCGACAGGGACACGATCAGGCTGCGGCCGACCGGGCCCCAGAAGTCGGCGATGTCCAGCGCCCGGCTGAAGTTGGAGAGGGTGAATCCGGTCGGCAGCAGGCTCGGGTCCGGGTCGATGGCGTCCTTCGCCGGTTTGATGGCCGTGTTGACCATCCAGTAGACGGGGAAGCCCGCGGCGAGGAAGACGAGGAGACCGAGGAGGTTCCAGCCGGCCTTGGACCTGCGGGGCCGCGAGGTGCTCCCCGCGCCGGTTCCCGAGGTGGTTCCCGAGCCGGTTCCCGTGGTGGCGACGGCGTTCACGGCGGTCATTCGACGTCTCCGATCTGCAGCATCTGGCGCATGTAGACGGCGACCACTCCGAGCAGCAACAGCACGGTGAGGAGGGCGATCGCGGAGCCCTGCGCGTAGTCGTTGACCACGAAGGCACGGTCGTACGAGTACGTGGTGAGGAGCTGGAACTCGGCCTCGGGATGCTCGTTGCGCATCACGAAGACCTGCGGGAAGACGCCCATGTCCCAGATGACCGAGAGGGTCGTCAGCATCACGATGATCGGCTTGAGGATGGGGAGGGTGACGTGCCGGAACACGCCCCAGGCTCCGGCGCCGTCCAGCCGGGCCGCCTCCTCCAGTTCGGCGGGCACCTGGGTGAGGCCCGCGCTGAGGGTGATGACGACGAACGGCACCGCGCCCCACACCACCAGGAGCATGATCACGGCCAGGCCCTGCGGTCCGCTGGCGAACCAGTTGTGGCCGATCAGGTCGACGCCGGGCAGCTTGCTGGCCAGCGCGTTGAGGATGCCGTAGTCGGCGTCGAACAACCACTTGAAGACCGTGGTGGCGACGATGATGGGCATGCCCCAGCTGGCCACCAGCGCGATGTTGACGAGTGTCTTCACCCAGCCGGAGACGCGTTGCAGCAGCAGTGCCACCGCCATGCCGATGACCATCGTGAAGATCACCGAACCGGCCGCGAAGACGATCGTGCGGACCACGACCTGCCAGAACTCGTCGTCGCTCAGCACCTTGGTGAAGTTGTCGAACCCGACCGACTCGGCCGGCTGGAAGCCCCACAGCTGGGACTGCCCGAACTTTTGGAAGGAGAGGGTGACCAGGCGGACCAGCGGATAGCCGAGGACGAGCACCAGGATCAGAAGACAGGGGGCGAGCAGCAGCCATGGCGTGCCGGCGCCCGAACTCCGCTTGCCGGGTGGCTTCTTCGCGACGGCCGGTGGTGGTGGCGACTGCCGCGTGGGCGGCACTTTGGCAGTGGTCGTGTCTGCGGCACTCATCCGCGCGCTCCTCAGCGGTCCCTCAGGTCGTACGGAAAGCAGGGCCCCGCCGACAACGGGGCCCCGCCTCAGGTCACTTGGTGTTGATGACCTTGTCGATCGCGGCGTCCGCGTCCTTCGCGGCCGCCTCCACCGACTTCTTGCCGGTACCGATCTGCTGCAGCATGGTCTGCAGGACCTGGGCCTTCTCGACCTGGCCCCAGCCCGGCGCCATCGGGACGAACCAGTTGGACTCGGCCGCGGTGGCCGGGACCGCGGTCGCGGGGTCGTTCTTGAGGGTCGCGAGGTCGGTCTTGTTGTTGGGCAGGTTGCCCTTGCCGATCAGGCCCTTCTGGCCGGCCGGACCGGTGAACGCGTTGATCCACTCGGCGGCGAGGGCCTGCGCCTTCGACTTCACCGGTACGGCGAGGTCGCTGCCGCCGAGGAAGACGGGGAGGTTCTTGCCGGACGGGCCGGGCATCACGAAGTTCTCGAGGTTGCCCTTGAGCTTGCCGGTCTTGTCGTTCTTCGGGTCCTCGGAGGTCGCGCCCTCCCAGGCCGCGCCGAAGATCATGCCGGACTTGCCCTGGCCGTAGACGATGTACCGGTCCGACTCGTCCTTGGTCTTGTCGCCGTGCATGTACTTGTCGACGACGTTCTTGAACGCGGTGAGGCCCTTGACGGACTCCGGCGAGGACAGGGTGCCCTTCCACTGGCCGCCCGACTCGGCGGCGATCGAGCCGCCGGCGTCGTAGACGAAGGACATGGCCGCGTACCAGTCGCGGGTGGGCTGGTACCAGGCGCTGAACTTGTCGCCCTCCTTCTTCTGCACCTTGTTCAGGGCGGAGGTCAGCTCGGCGTACGTCTTCGGGGTGGACTTGACGCCGACCGAGGCGAACAGGTCCTTGCGCCAGTTGGCGACGCGGCCACCGGCGTAGTAGGGGACGCCGTAGGTCTTGCCGTCGTAGGTCACCGAGGCCTTGAGGCCGTCCAGCCAGGCGGAGGAGTTGTCGAACTTGGCCGCGTCGAGGGGGGCGAAGGCGCCCTTGACCATGTAGCCGAGCATCTCGGTGTTGCCCATCTCGACCACGTCGGGGGCCTTATCGGTGGCGAGCACCGCGTCGAGCTTGGTGTTCTTGTCCGGCCAGCCGTAGTACTCGTGGTTGATCTTGACGCCGGGGTGCTTCTTCTGCACGGCGGCGTCGGCGGCCTTCACCAGTTCCGGCCAGTTGTTCTGAGCGTCGACGGTGAGCCAGACGGTCAGCTCCTTGGCGTCAGCGCCGCTCTTGTCCGAACCCCCGCTGTTGTCGTCCCCGCACGCCGCGATGGAGACCATCATGCCCGCGATACCGATCGCGACTATCAGCTTGCGCTTCACGCCACCCTCCTCAGGGATGCCCTCAAACCCCCCACGCTCCCTGCGGTGACCGTTGTCGTGGATACCGCCCAGCGGGGC
It includes:
- a CDS encoding sensor histidine kinase; this encodes MPSMNELVRQHTALDDSDLEWLHLLVSEWQLLSDLSFADLVLWVPTRDGTRYVSVAQMRPNTGPTSYQDDMVGHLVPRGRRPMLDAAHDEGRIVREGDPEWREEVPVRVESIPVRREGRVLGVIARNTNLLTVRTPSRLELTYLQSASDLAQMIAAGSFPFANQQVDMDASPRVGDGLIRLDADGIVQYASPNALSAYHRLGLATDLVGQHLGETTAELAPTLGPVDEALAKVASGWAPREFEIESHDGVIQFRAIPLKPKGTRIGSLVLLRDVTELRRRERELITKDATIREIHHRVKNNLQTVAALLRLQARRIESDRGREALEEAVRRVGSIAIVHETLSQNLDERVEFDEIADRVLAMVAEISPGKVAGRRTGRFGILDAEVATPLSMVLTEILQNALEHGFREGDTGTVEVSAVRGGSTKETRLLVTVQDDGVGLPEGFDPHTGGNLGLQIVRTLVEGELGGTFDMVRAPERGTRVILDIPVRAPK
- the nagB gene encoding glucosamine-6-phosphate deaminase, which translates into the protein MEVVIVPDARSGGELIADAIARLLRRKPDALLGVATGSTPLPVYEALASEVKSAAVDASRARIAQLDEYVGLPAEHPESYRSVLRREVLEPLGIGMDAFIGPDGTAQDVLGACEAYDRALAEAGGVDLQLLGIGTDGHIGFNEPCSSLASRTRIKTLTEQTRIDNARFFDGDIEQVPHHVITQGIGTILEARHLVLLATGEGKADAVAATVEGPVAAVCPASALQLHPHATVVVDEAAASKLKLADYFRHTFANKPDWQGI
- a CDS encoding glycoside hydrolase family 3 protein, whose translation is MTTFASGTTASSSGGDGLSRDALTVLQPGFPGTTAPDWLLRRLGEGLASVGLFGRNIASAEQLSALTAQLRAEREDVLVAIDEEGGDVTRLEVRTGSSFPGNNALGAVDDVELTRDVAAELGRRLAACGVNLNWAPSADVNSNPANPVIGVRSFGADTRLAARHTAAYVTGLQSAGVAACTKHFPGHGDTAVDSHHALPRIDAQGEVLGERELVPFRAAIAAGTRAVMSAHILVPALDPDRPATLSRRILTDLLRGELGYDGLIVTDGMEMRAIAGTYGIERGSVLAVAAGADAICVGGGLCDDETVRRLRDALVAAVRSGELPEERLADAAERVRALARWTAAAGSAGQDAGDSEVGLRAARRALRITGAPDFTPLTEAPYVAALTPVANIAVGAETPWGVAAELSRLLPGTETGSFSGEDAGQHALAAAGGRRVVAVVRDEHRHPWMAAALDTLLAARPDTVVVEMGLPQATPRGALHIATHGAARVCGRAAAEVVAGA
- a CDS encoding carbohydrate ABC transporter permease, which codes for MTAVNAVATTGTGSGTTSGTGAGSTSRPRRSKAGWNLLGLLVFLAAGFPVYWMVNTAIKPAKDAIDPDPSLLPTGFTLSNFSRALDIADFWGPVGRSLIVSLSVVAIGIVVGMLAALAISRFAFRGRKVVIVGILAVQMVPLVAMIIPVFLLLNDLEQYDKLTGLILTYLTFILPFTVWTLRGFIVNIPKELEEAAMVDGCSRTGAFIRVVFPLLAPGMVATSVYGFIQAWNEYLYALMLLSQKNQTATVWLGNFTTKHGTEYAPMMAGSTMMAVPIVVLFLLVQRKMAAGLTAGAVKG
- a CDS encoding carbohydrate ABC transporter permease gives rise to the protein MSAADTTTAKVPPTRQSPPPPAVAKKPPGKRSSGAGTPWLLLAPCLLILVLVLGYPLVRLVTLSFQKFGQSQLWGFQPAESVGFDNFTKVLSDDEFWQVVVRTIVFAAGSVIFTMVIGMAVALLLQRVSGWVKTLVNIALVASWGMPIIVATTVFKWLFDADYGILNALASKLPGVDLIGHNWFASGPQGLAVIMLLVVWGAVPFVVITLSAGLTQVPAELEEAARLDGAGAWGVFRHVTLPILKPIIVMLTTLSVIWDMGVFPQVFVMRNEHPEAEFQLLTTYSYDRAFVVNDYAQGSAIALLTVLLLLGVVAVYMRQMLQIGDVE
- a CDS encoding extracellular solute-binding protein; translated protein: MKRKLIVAIGIAGMMVSIAACGDDNSGGSDKSGADAKELTVWLTVDAQNNWPELVKAADAAVQKKHPGVKINHEYYGWPDKNTKLDAVLATDKAPDVVEMGNTEMLGYMVKGAFAPLDAAKFDNSSAWLDGLKASVTYDGKTYGVPYYAGGRVANWRKDLFASVGVKSTPKTYAELTSALNKVQKKEGDKFSAWYQPTRDWYAAMSFVYDAGGSIAAESGGQWKGTLSSPESVKGLTAFKNVVDKYMHGDKTKDESDRYIVYGQGKSGMIFGAAWEGATSEDPKNDKTGKLKGNLENFVMPGPSGKNLPVFLGGSDLAVPVKSKAQALAAEWINAFTGPAGQKGLIGKGNLPNNKTDLATLKNDPATAVPATAAESNWFVPMAPGWGQVEKAQVLQTMLQQIGTGKKSVEAAAKDADAAIDKVINTK